AAATAGTTTAATCCAAAACGACACCATTATCACAGCTTCGCCCTGTCAGTTACACTTTGTAACACAACAAAACTAAACTGTGCAATACAAATATCTGCAACAAACATAAATATTTTATTTGGTTTTTTCTATTTTACTGAAACCGAAAAATTATTAGAAGAAGCAAATATAAAATTGTGGATAAGAAAGAATATCTAAGAAAACTCAATATTTTTGAAGTGTCTTTTAAGAAAAGGTCAGGAATCCTGCATATAGCGGGCTGAATTGTTCAAAACAAGGATTTTATTTGAAAGCTTTCTCTAAAAGTCCATCACCATTTATTGCAAGACGATTGAAATATTCAGGAACATTTTTCCCGGTAATTTTATCAACATAAAGCTTTGCAAGGTGCTGTCCCAACATAAATCCTTGTCCTCTAAGTCCAATAAATAAGCCCAAATCGGCATCAATAATCATTCGTGGCTCAACGTAGTAGCCGCTCCAAAGCGCCTGAAAACCAACTGATGACAATTGTGGCAACCAATCAAGAAATACTTCTGACACTATTTCAATAAACTCTTTTGAACTAATTTTAACGTTTTTGCCTGTTTCATTAGCTTCATTCATTGGCGAAGCGCAACCAATAATTTGTCCTGTTTCGACAAGTTGTTGTCCGTAAACGGCCGAGAAACCTTTATATTTTTGTCGATCTATCATCATTGGTAGAGGAGAATTATTCAAACCAAGGTGTGGCAAACGACGAGTTATAAATGCCTGATGCTTAACCGAGAATAGTTCGGTTTCAATGCCAAGTTTTTTTGCAAACAGATTGCCATCTGAACCTAAAGCATTTATGAAATTTTCTGTTTCGTATTCTATATATTCTTTTTCATGTGTTTGAACCAATACTTTGAAAACGTTTTTTTCTTTCTCAAGGTTAATTAATTTGCAATCTTCGAGAACATTACCTCCCTGATCCAAACCAATTCTTCTGATAAGATCAATCACCTTTCCAGGTGTTGCCTGCCAGCAATTCTTTGTAACTAAAGCAGCATTATATTTTTTTATATCAGGATTAATATAATGTGAAATTTTCCGGCGAAAATCTTTTGGTTCAATCATTTCTGCTTCAGACCATGACATAGAATTCTGAAGTGCGTTATACATTTCGTCGTTATGAGCAAAAGTTACATAATTGATTGGCAAAAAATCAATATTACTGATTTCTTGAAGTTCCTTAAATATATTAAGATTTTCAGATGCAATTTCAGCCAATTCTGGCAAACTGAAATTTGAGCGACCTCCGGCGATATTTCTCCATGATCCTCCTCGACCAAAATTTAGTAAAATAGGATTCTGTCCGGCTTCGGCAAGATACCTAAACAATGCACTGCCAGCAATTCCACCACCTGCAACCAACGATTGAACTTTAACTTTCTTTATAGATTTGTTGATTTGTCCAATAATTTTTTCGTTTGCTTTCTTTGGGTAAAGTTCACCTAAGTTGATTTGATTGGAAAGCGGACCTCTTGGTGTGGCTTCATCAATAATTGAAATTCCATATGGCCGAATTGATTGTTTTAGTCGTTTTATGCACCGGCTTCCGCGGCAAGCACCCATTCCAAGTCTGGTAGTATGTTTTATTTCATCAACCGATATAAATTTTCGATCGCCAACAACATGTAATATATCATTGAGTTTTACATCATCGCAATGACAAATATACGTTTCAGATTCCATTTCCGGAAGCTTTTCAGCAAACTCAAATTTTTCAGGATAAATATTTTTTGAAATAAATCCACGTACTTCAGTAATATTGTTCCCAATAAACTTCAAAGATTTTACTCTGGCGATATGCGTTTTATTCTTTTTTCTGAGAATTTTTTCTACAATTCCTTCTCCGAGTCTTTCTCCATTATTATCAACTAAATACACCTCAGATTTTTCTTCAACAGCATATTCTATAGGAAGAAATAACCAATCTTTTTTTGGATTATATCCAAAAATTGCCAATCCAGGACATTGATAAACGCAATCCATGCACCCGGTACATTTATCAAAATCGATTAATGGAACTGTGCTTGTTGAAGTTTTGGTTATTGCACCTTGCTTACATGCAAATTCGCAAGGATTGCAAGCAAAACCATAATTACAATCGAGAATAACAAAGGGTTTTGAGCTAAATCTTTTTTCGTTGGGAAAAAATGGCTTATCCATTACTAAAATAGGATGTTGCTGCGATTCGATATATTCTTTAGAAACAGACAAATATTCTTCGTAATCGTAATTTTTGCCCATTTCTTGCAAAATTTCGAAAGCTACTTGTTTTCCGCGAAGTACGGCACTTGTACCTTCACCTATTCTTATAGAATCACCGGCACCAAAACTTTTGCGACCAAAAATTTCGTTTCCTTTTATAAAAAGCTGATTGTCGGAAACCAGTCCGGTGCATATATTTATTGCATCAATATTGTCAATAAGTTTTTCAGTTCCCGGAATAGGTTTGAAATTTTCGCACTCGGCAACTATTGCTCCTGTAATTCCGGTATTATCCTCATTTGGAACAGCTTTCAGCAAAATGTGCGAAAGGATGACAGGAATTCCTAATCGTCTGACACGATTTGCCTGAACAGGAAAACCTCCTTCGCAGGGTAAAGCTTCGATAATTGCCTTAACATTTGCTCCTGCTTGCATCAACTGATAGGAAGTAAGATAGCCAATATTTCCAGCTCCAATTGTCAAAACGTTTTTCCCCAAGAGGGTAAGTTCTGTATTCATCATTTTCTGAACAACTGCTGCAGTATAAACTCCTGGCAAATCGTCGTTTTCAAAACTTGGCATAAAGGGAACTGCTCCTGTTGCAACAACAAGATATTCTGCATCTACAAAGTATATTTCGTCTGAATTAATATTTTTGACAGCAATTCTTTTTCCTTCGAGAATATCCCAAACTGTTGAATTTAGGAAAATTCCATCGTGACAATCTCCAGCAAGAGTTTCTGCAATATCGAATCCGCGCATACCGCCATATTTTTTCTCTTTTTCGAAAAAGAAAAACTGATGTGTTTGCATTAGAAATTGCCCGCCGATTTTGTCATTGTTGTCGATTACAATATTGTTTATATTTTGTTTGTTAAGTTCTTCGCGTGCAGCCAGTCCGGCTGGTCCGGCACCAATAATTGCTACCGTTGTTTTATATATTTTATTTGCCTGATTTACATCTGAAATAGATATTTTTGGAGTATATGTTTTTGGAATTTCCTGAACTTCTTTTACATCGTCAACTTTTGTAATACAAATTCTTTTTGTCTGCCCATCGACTAACATTTCGCAAGCACCGCATTTGCCAATTCCACATTGGAGACTTCTATTTCTATTTTGAAGACTATGACTATGAATAGGATATCCAGCCTGATGCAAAGCAGCTGCTATAGTAAAACCCTTTTCTCCAACTACTTTTTCCTTATTAAAACTGAAAGCAACTTTTGCAGCATCTTCAATATCAATTATTGGATGTTCAATAATCTTATACATAATTTCCAACTATATTTTTCACTAAATACTTGAAGCAAAAATATTCATTTTGTATGCATACTTTCAATGACCTTTGTCATTATAATTTGAAAGCCAAATTTTTGATTTAGTAAAATTGAGAATCCTGTATTGAATGTTGAATGTTTTTGAAATTGAACACTGCTCACACCAACAAATTGTCAATGTGTTAAAAGTATAAAGGTGATTACTTTTATGAAAACTAAATTTTTAACTACTCAAAATTCAACCAAATACTTTTATATTAGATATTTTGAATAAAAAGTTTGATATCTGGCAGTTGTATAATAAATGATTATGGGAAGCCATATTTTGTTACAGAAACAACTATAGCTTGGCAAACGCACGCTCAACATGTCTGCGTATGCAGGATTCTCTAATCGTAAATATACATAGTATTTTCATCTAAAGCCTCATGTTTTTCTCTTCCAAAAAGAAAATTTATGCCAAACTGAAAATTAAATGTTCTGGCTTGGTAAGGCCAAGGGAATTTGTCAATTTGGTCGATACGCCAACCTACAATATTATCAGCAATAATATAAAATTGGAATGCCTTTGCAGTAAAACCAGCACCGAATCCAAGATTGTTTCCCAAATGTGAGGCATAGGTATAACTCATGCTCAATGATAGCCATTTGAAAAATTCTGTATTAACCGAACTGGTAACATAATTATGAAATTTTTCATCGTATATATCTGAACGATAGAGCAATCCAAGATTTATTTTGTTAGTAATTTGATATTTAGCCCCAACAAATAATTTAGGAGTTAGCCTTGTTTTGTATTTTTCATAGTTTGCGGTTACCAAAAATATATTTTGTAAGCTATCAATCATTTCGTCAACACTTTCGAAATCGTTGTTAATTTCT
The sequence above is drawn from the Bacteroidota bacterium genome and encodes:
- a CDS encoding FAD-dependent oxidoreductase encodes the protein MYKIIEHPIIDIEDAAKVAFSFNKEKVVGEKGFTIAAALHQAGYPIHSHSLQNRNRSLQCGIGKCGACEMLVDGQTKRICITKVDDVKEVQEIPKTYTPKISISDVNQANKIYKTTVAIIGAGPAGLAAREELNKQNINNIVIDNNDKIGGQFLMQTHQFFFFEKEKKYGGMRGFDIAETLAGDCHDGIFLNSTVWDILEGKRIAVKNINSDEIYFVDAEYLVVATGAVPFMPSFENDDLPGVYTAAVVQKMMNTELTLLGKNVLTIGAGNIGYLTSYQLMQAGANVKAIIEALPCEGGFPVQANRVRRLGIPVILSHILLKAVPNEDNTGITGAIVAECENFKPIPGTEKLIDNIDAINICTGLVSDNQLFIKGNEIFGRKSFGAGDSIRIGEGTSAVLRGKQVAFEILQEMGKNYDYEEYLSVSKEYIESQQHPILVMDKPFFPNEKRFSSKPFVILDCNYGFACNPCEFACKQGAITKTSTSTVPLIDFDKCTGCMDCVYQCPGLAIFGYNPKKDWLFLPIEYAVEEKSEVYLVDNNGERLGEGIVEKILRKKNKTHIARVKSLKFIGNNITEVRGFISKNIYPEKFEFAEKLPEMESETYICHCDDVKLNDILHVVGDRKFISVDEIKHTTRLGMGACRGSRCIKRLKQSIRPYGISIIDEATPRGPLSNQINLGELYPKKANEKIIGQINKSIKKVKVQSLVAGGGIAGSALFRYLAEAGQNPILLNFGRGGSWRNIAGGRSNFSLPELAEIASENLNIFKELQEISNIDFLPINYVTFAHNDEMYNALQNSMSWSEAEMIEPKDFRRKISHYINPDIKKYNAALVTKNCWQATPGKVIDLIRRIGLDQGGNVLEDCKLINLEKEKNVFKVLVQTHEKEYIEYETENFINALGSDGNLFAKKLGIETELFSVKHQAFITRRLPHLGLNNSPLPMMIDRQKYKGFSAVYGQQLVETGQIIGCASPMNEANETGKNVKISSKEFIEIVSEVFLDWLPQLSSVGFQALWSGYYVEPRMIIDADLGLFIGLRGQGFMLGQHLAKLYVDKITGKNVPEYFNRLAINGDGLLEKAFK